The genome window ACATCGCCCGAGAGGACGCGAACCGCGCGCTTTCGTCAAGGGGCGGCGATCGCGTATGCTGGCGCGATGAAAAAATCCGCAGCCCCCGTCGAAGCGCCGAAGCCGCGCCGCCGCCGCCTCCACCCGCTCGGCCTCGCGGTCGCGGCGATCGTCAAGCCGCTGGTGGGCAAGAAAGGTTTCCTCGACGTCGACATCCTCGCGCGCTGGGCCGAGATCGTCGGGCCCGACATCGCGGCCTGCGCGGTTCCCCTGCGGGTGCAGAAGCCGCGCGCGGGCTCCGCCGACGGCGCGACCCTGGTGGTGCGGGTCGGCGCCTCGGCCTACGGCATGGTGCTGCGGCACAGCGAGCCCGAAGTGCTGGCGCGGATCAACGGGCACTTCGGCTACGCGGCGGTGGCGAAGCTCAAGATCGAGCTCGGCACCTTGCCGCCGCCGAAGCCCGCGCCACGCCCCAAGCCGCCGCCGCCCGAGCTCTCGCCGGAAGAG of uncultured Alphaproteobacteria bacterium contains these proteins:
- a CDS encoding conserved hypothetical protein (Evidence 4 : Homologs of previously reported genes of unknown function), giving the protein MKKSAAPVEAPKPRRRRLHPLGLAVAAIVKPLVGKKGFLDVDILARWAEIVGPDIAACAVPLRVQKPRAGSADGATLVVRVGASAYGMVLRHSEPEVLARINGHFGYAAVAKLKIELGTLPPPKPAPRPKPPPPELSPEEAARCEAVSDPGLREALARLARTMKTRPGG